The DNA window TTGAGATAGAGATGAGCGATGATGATATTGAAGGTTTTGAGACTGTGTCGGATGTAATCACCTATCTGCAGTTAGCAGTTCAAAGCCCGGAGTTGCAGTGAACTGTCAGAGTAATAATTCGTGATCCAAATGACGTTTAGCGCCTCTCAACAGATGCTGTGGGGGCAGCTATATGTAATGTTTGTGAAAAAATAGAGTTATTCATAGATCAGAGGTGGGGTTTTTGTCCACATTAGAGTCTTATAGGGTAGAACTGATTGAAAAGTAGGCGGCTATTTTTCTAGCCGATAGTTATCTAGTACTTACTTATCAGGTTTTGCCTTTAGATTTTGATGTTTTTACGGCCCCTGCTGATCTGCGTTACTCCCCCCTTTTATCCGGCAGGGGCTTTTTTATTCTTCACTGTACTCTTATTTTCACTCATACTTTCATTTTCACTCATACTTTCATTTTCACTCATACACATACTTCCACTCTCGCTGACCCACCACTTTGCTTGCCCTTCCTGTATTCACTAGGGTAAAAATAAGACAATAAAAAAGCGGCCCTAGGGCCGCTTTTCTTGGCTTACAGCATTCGCTATTAGCATTTTAACCGCATTTAGAGTCGCCGCAGTTAAGGCAGGTTAGACAGCCGTCCATCATGATAGCAGCCTTAACACTGCACTTTTTGCACAGCTCAGCGGCGGGTGGAAAATCGTTTGCTTCCGCAGACGCTGCGGAATTAGATGCTGTCTTCACGCTAGTGGCACCTTCAAACTGAGCCCGTTTTTCATCCATGATCTTTTGCTGATGTTCGGGAATCTCAGGCATCTTCAACATGCCGATTTTCTGTAGGTGATCTTCAATCGCCCATCCAATCTCAGCTACTAGTGAGGGCATAAACTTACCGCCGGGCTTAAAATAACCACCCTGTGGATCGAATACAGCCTTGAGCTCTTCAACCAAGAATGTGCAGTCGCCGCCTTTGCGGAATACTGCCGAGATTACGCGCGTCAAAGCAACAATCCACTGGAAGTGATCCATGTTTTTGGAGTTGATAAACACTTCAAATGGGCGACGCAATTCGTGGTCAGTGCCCTCGTTCAAGATAATGTCATTAATCGTCAGGTACAGCGCATGATCCGACATAGGTGTCTTTATTTTGTAAGTGCTGCCAGCCAGTGCTTCAGGTCGTGAGACCTTTTCGTGCATCTGAATGATATTGCTTTCAGCAACGTTGGTTTTTGTCTCTCTAGTCTGCTCTTCGTTTGCTACTGCGTAACCAACAATTTTCTGTCCAATTTTCTTACTCATGTTCGTCCTCTCTGGAGTCTACGGAATTAGGGTTATCTGATCAGAATTTACCGTAGTAACCTTCTTTCAATGCGTCAAATAGGTTGGCGGCGGTATGTGTTTCACCGTCGTACTCAACTTCTTCATTACCTTTAAACTCAACTTTGGAACCGTCTTCCAGAGTGAAGCTGTAGGTGGTGTTTTCGAGATCTTTCTCAGTTACTAGAACACCCTGGAAAGCCTCTGGATTAAAGCGGAAGGTGGTGCAGCCCTTGAGACCTTTCTCGGCGGCGTAGAGATAGATATCTTTAAAGTCTTCATAGTCGCAATCAGTAGGTACGTTGATTGTCTTGGAGATTGAAGAGTCGACCCACTTCTGCGCTGCTGCCTGAATATCCACGTGGGCTCTGGGCATAATGTTCTCAGAGCTCATAAAGTAATCCGGTAGTGCCTCTTCATCGCTGGTGCCATAGGGCATAGCTTTGTCGTTAATCAACGTGCGGTAAGCGAGCAGTTCGTAGGAGAAAACATCAACTTTCTCTTTCGACTTCTTGCCTTCACGGATCACGTTGCGCGCGTAGTGGTGGGCAAAGCTTGGCTCGATACCATTACTGACGTTGTTGGCCAGTGACAGGGAGATGGTGCCAGTAGGAGCGATTGATGAGTGGTGACTAAAACGACAGCCCTCTTCAATAATGGATTCGACCAGTTCTGGTGCAACTGTGGCTATGGTCTGCATGTATTTGCTGTACTTGCCCAGTAACACTTTTCCCTTGAGGCTATCGCCAACTTTAATACCGTCTGCAGCCAGCTCAGGACGCTTAAACAGCAGCGCAGCAGTGACTTCAAAGTCGTCTTCCATAATCGGCGCTGGACCTTTTTCACGGGCCAGTTCGAGGCCGGCTTTAAGACCAGCGATAGCCATGTCGCGAGCGATACGATCGGTGAATTCCAGTGAATCTTCATCGCCATACTTCATTTGCAGCATAGTGATAGTGGAACCCAACCCAAGGAAGCCCATACCGTGGCGACGCTTGTACTCGATCTCTTTGCGCTGGTTTTCTAGGGGCAGGCCATTGATCTCAACAACGTTGTCGAGCATGCGAGTAAATACAGAGACTACTTCGGCATATTCTTCCCAGTCAAAGTAGGCGTCTGGGGTGAACGGGTTGCGCACAAATTTGGTCAGGTTGACCGAGCCCAGCAGGCAGCTGCCGTAGGGAGGCAGAGGCTGTTCGCCACAGGGGTTGGTGGCGCGAATATCTTCACAGAACCAGTTGTTGTTATTTTTGTTCACTTGATCGATCAGAATAAAGCCTGGCTCAGCATAGTCGTAGGTGGAGGACATAATGGCGTTCCACAGTTTTTGCGCGCGAATAGTTTCATAGATGCGGCAGGCGACTAGGCCAGCTTCATTGCAGTGATAGTTCTCGGTGGTTGGGAAGGGCTTCCAGACAACATTGTCGCCATTCAGATCGAGGCCAGCGTCAATCTCTTTGGCACTAATCGGGAAGGTCAGGTCCCAGTTGCCATCGTTGCGTACTGCTTCAATAAACTCTTCGGTGATCAGCAGCGACAGATTGAACTGGCGCAGACGCCCATCTTCACGCTTGGCGCGGACAAAATCAAACACATCTGGATGGCTGACATCAAAAGTTGCCATCTGGGCGCCGCGGCGGCCGCCGGCAGACGACACGGTGAAGCACATCTTGTCGTAGATATCCATAAACGACAGTGGACCTGAAGTGTAGGCACCGGCGCCAGATACATAGGCACCTTTTGGTCGCAGTGTAGAGAATTCGTAGCCTATGCCACAGCCTGCTTTCAGCGTCAGACCAGCTTCAAGGTTGCGCTCGAGAATACCGAGCATAGAATCTGGCACTATGCCGGACACAGTACAGTTAATCGTCGAAGTGGCTGGCTTGTAGGCTTGAGCACCGGCATTAGAGATAATGCGGCCAGCAGGGATTGCACCGTGTTTGAGGGCCCAGACAAAACGCGCCTGCCACTCTTCACGGAGACTTTCATCTTCAACATCAGACAGCGCTCTAGCAACTCGGGCATAGGTCGCATCGATGTCGGCATCAACAGGATTGTTCTCTTTATCTTTGAGACGGTACTTTTTGTCCCAAATATCCAGAGATGCTTCCTGGAAGGTGATTTCTGGAGTTTTCTTTACAGCTTTCACGGCTTTCACTGTTTTTAATTTGGTTGCTGTGCTCATGGACTGACCTTTTCTGTTCGTTTTCTGTTTGTCTCATTCAGGGCTAGACTCGGGAGACATGCTGTTGCCTAGCGCCAGTTGATTTCGTATTTTTTCGTCCCAGACATTCTTTTAAAGTTTCTTTTTTTGGTCTTTTTAAGCAGGACTAAGTTCTCAAGACGGCAAGCAGTTTATCCTACATGGTGTGTCATGCAACCCTTAATCCACTATATATTGTGTTTAATTGTTCAGATATGCATATAGGGTTGGGATAAGTCATTGAAAAACTTGTGGATAAATCCCTCTACTCCCCACCCTGCCTGAGATTGTTGAAATAACTGACCGACCCCAATAAACCGGTCACGTTGCTGTTGCGTATAGCTCTTGTAATCGTCGCAAGTCAGGGCCAATAGAGCATGGCGACGTTGTGCCAGTCCGGCGACTTGGCTAAACTAGCGACCCTGTTAAAAACAGAATTTGATCTAGCCTGTAGACCGCTGTTTAAATCCTGTAATTGATCTTGTCTTTGATCATGTAGTTAAAAGTGTAATTCATTCGAACTGCGGTGTGTCGTCAGGGCATCGACCGCTATCTATTGAGGCGTTTCATGGATATTTTTGACTTCTCCGAGGGCCGTGAAGGCTATTATGGAGAGTACGGTGGTGTTTTCCTTCCCGAAATTTTGCAGGCAACTATCGAGGAGCTGCTCGTCTGCTTCCGCGAGTGCAAGGCTGACCCGAAGTTTTGGCAGGACTATGTGGCGTTGCTACAGAACTACTCCGGACGTCCAACGCCGATAACCCACCTAGAGAACCTTTCAAGGAAACTCGGTGGCGCACAGATCTACGTGAAGCGCGATGATCTCAACCACACCGGATCTCACAAGATCAACAATGTGATGGGTCAGGGTTTGCTCTGTCAGCGTTTGGGTAAATCGAAAGTGATTGCCGAAACCGGTGCTGGCCAGCATGGTTTTGCCACGGCGACGATGGCGGCTAAATTTGGTTTCGAGTGCAAAATTTATATGGGTGCGGTGGATGTTGCACGCCAGCGTCCAAATGTGTTCTGGATGGAAAATCTTGGCGCTGAAGTAATAGCCGTAGAGGATGGTCAGAAGACTCTAAAAGATGCAGTGAATGAATGTATGCGTGACTGGGTCACCAATATGGCCGATACCCACTATATTTTGGGTACCGCCTGTGGACCTCACCCTTTCCCGGAAATGGTCAGCTGGTTCCAATCGATTATTGGCCTCGAAGCCCGCGAGCAGATGCTCAAGCAGGCCGGGCGCCTGCCGGACCGGGTCTATGCCTGTGTCGGTGGGGGTTCCAATGCCATGGGAATCTTTCAGGGTTTTATGGATGACGATGTTGAATTGATCGGTTCTGAGGGCGGTGGTCACGGTGTTGGTTCTTATATGCACTCCTCACGTCTAGCCTACGACGATGCCACAGTGGGCGTTGCTCAGGGTTACAAAACCTACTTCCTGCAAAATGATGAAGGCAATATGAATGAAACCCATTCTGTTGCTGCTGGCCTTGACTATATAGGTGTGAATCCAATTTTTGCTCACCTCCACGATCAGGGCAAGGTGCGTTTTGAGGCGGCCACGGATGTGGAAGTGAAAGAGGCACTCAGGCTGACTATGCGCACCGAGGGCTTGATCCCGGCGCTGGAAAGTACGCACGCTTTTGTCACTGCTATTAAAGAAGCGCCGACCATGGGCAAGGATCAGATTATTCTGATCAACCAGTCCGGTCGTGGGGACAAAGACATCTTTACCATTGCCGACGCTCTGGACGACGCCAAGTGGAAGTCCTTTATCGGTGGCAAAGCTGATCAATATCGCGCGGAGAACAATTAATGGGTCTGCAACGTTTTATTGCCGAGCGCAAGCAGAGCAAAGATATTTTGGTGATGGCCCATGTGGTCTGTGGCTACCCCTCCTTCGAAGAGAATCTTCAAGAGCTGGAGATTATGGCTGAGGCTGGTGTAGATCTGGTGGAGCTGCAGTTTCCCTTCTCTGAGCCCAGTGCCGATGGCCCGCTTTTTGTGCTTGCTAATGAGCAGTCGCTAAAATCCGGCACCACGGTTGATCAGTGTTTTGAGTTTATGAAACTGGTCAGCGGACGTTTTCCATTTAAAGTATTGATGATGGGTTATTACAATACGGCTTTTAAAATGGGCGAAGAGGCCTTTGTAAAGCGAGTTAAAGAATCTGGTGGCGTTGGCTATATCTTGCCTGATCTGCCCATTGAAGAGTCACCTAAGTTGCACCGACTCTCGGAAGAAGCCGGCATTGAGCCGATTATTTTGATGACCCCGACAACTAGCGATAAACGCTTGGCGAAGCTTGGCGCCGCTAGTCGCGGATTTGTCTATGTGGTTGCTCGAAAAGGTGTCACTGGTTCGAAAACCCAAATGGGTGATGATGTGCTGGCGCTGATTGAACGCTGCCGTGAGCACACTAATGTGCCCCTGGGTGTGGGTTTTGGTATCAGCAGTAAAGCGGATATAGATGTACTGCGTGGCTATGCGGATGTCGCGATCGTTGGCACGGCTGCACTTAAAATTTGGCAAGAGGGCGGTGCACCTGCGCTGCGCAAGTTCTTTACTGAGTTGATGGCCTGAGCTGTTTGGACGCTTTTAATTAAAAGCTCTTTATTTAAAAGCTTCCTGACTGACAGAAAATCGCCAGTCATTGATCAATTGGTTCTCCACCTCTTCAAGGGGTGGGTAATCCCCCCAAGCGACTCTCTTGATACAAACCAGATGTGCTCCCAGGGATGAACTGATGGGTCCGTGCCAGCAGGGTAGAGATGTGCTTTCTATTTTGCTCTCTACAGAGTTCTCTAATAGAGCCAGCTCGATCTCCATCAGACTGTCGACAAAGCTCTGCCCGTAGATATTTCCAAGCTCAATAGTTGATATGGCAGAGTGTTGATCCCTAAGGTCTCCCACTGGCGGTTGCTCGGTATCCAGTTCTTGCTCAGCCCTCTCGAAAACGCGACCGCCGTGTTTGGCTGTGGTGAAGCTAATCACCTCAAGCCAAAATGTGGATGGGTTGCGATAGCGCTGTTTATTAAGCTTGTAAAATACCGCCAGCGCATTGGCACTGGGCAACTGCTGGGTGGTGACATTCTTGGTTAATCCGGCCAATTTTTTCTCCATAGCCGATGTGTCAGTGGTGCTATGAATCTCAGCCCCTATACCAGGGGGGGCGGTTATGGCTTCGCCGAATAGTTTGCTGTTGATACGTTGCTGCAGTGCCGCGCTGTCGACATTGGTCAGTGCATCAATGTCACTTGACGAATCGAGCTCGCGGGCGTCTCTAGCAAGCCAATAGGCGGCCGTACTGATGGCTAAAAGAACAGCCAGCAGTAAAAGTAGGAAACCATGTCGTGTTGTGGGTGGTTTGATCAAGGTCTTATCACTGTTTAAAAATCTTTATCCAATCACCGGCCTTGGGTTCGCCGCTGGGGTAGTGGCCGTTGATTATACGCAGGTCGTCGACTTCAGATAGGCTCAGTTTTAAGGCTTTGCCGAGCTTCTCAAAGGTGGTGGCGTTGGTCGCTTTGACGTAGTGAATCCGCTTCGGTTTTTGACCGTCGATCTCGCGGCGGGAAATAGGCCTAAAGGTGGCGATAGATTGTCTAAACAGTTTGTCCGCCTCAGGGAAGAGTTCTGCTCTGCTCACCTCTCCGGTAAAGATATAGGCATTGCGCTTGTAATAGATCACCGCAATGCGACTGTCTGGCTTGTCGCCATTACCGGGCAAGATGCCGCTAAAGCCTTTTAAACCTGCTGGGGCAATGGCGCTGCCCTGGTCCAGTTTTGCAACCTTGAGATGGTTGTAGAGATACTCTTCCGGCGTCTGGCTGGTGCGGGCTATGGGTAACATAGCCAATTTCGCATCCCCGGTTTCAAGTTTGCTGGCTGGAATGTCGTCTGAAGTATCGCTTGACGTGCTGTCTGAAGTGTCATCTGGCGTTTTGGTTGAAGTGCCGTCTTTAGCCTCGCTTGCATCACTGGTTGCAGCACTCACTGAAGTGCCAATTGAGCTGCGAGTCTTGCTGTCATTAGTCTGCTTCCAACCCTCCGGATAATCGAAGCGCACCCGCAGTGTCATATCCGAGTAGCGTTGAGGTTTGATCTCCTTAGCGAGAAAGTTTTCCCCCCAGATCAAACCTTCGGTGAGCTGACGGTAGGTTGCTGCGCCGTCACCACGAGACTGTTGCGCCTGAAAAGTTTGCGCTTTGCTCACCACTGTGCGCAGTCGTGAGTCATTGCGCGGGTGGCTGGAAAAAATACCATGATAGGTTTGCTTGCTGGCGCCTTTGGCTCTGGCGCGGTCTTTTTGCAGCAATTCATAATCTTTCATTATCGACAGCATGCTGATCATTTCACTGGGGGCATAACCCAGTTTGGCCATATATTCGGCACCGGCTTCATCAGCTTCCAGCTCATTGCGCCGGCCGTAACCGCGAATCAACGAGTTGGCGTAGGCCATGCCTGCTTCATAGACCTCACCACTGCCGGAGAGTATTGCGGCTACAGTGGAGAGAATCTGGGCGCCTGTGGCCTTGCCCTCCTGGCCGGTGACATGTTTGCGGGTGATATGACCCACTTCATGGGCCAGCACCGAGACCAACTGTGCCTCATTGCTAACATAGTTAAGTAGGCCGCGATTGACGTAGACATAGTTGTCCCTGGTGGCGAAGGCATTCAGGTCTGGGGAGTCGAGGAGGGTGAAGATGAATTTTTCGCCGGCCATTTCTGACTCGGCTACGATCTCTTCGCCAAGTTTTCTAATGTAACTGTCCAGCGCCGGGTCGTCGTAGATCGGGGTACCCTGAAGTACTTCTTTATAGAAATCGGCCCCTGTAATTTTTGCCGCCGCCTGCCCAGGGGCAAGTAATGCGAGACAGATCAATGGTAGGGTTAGGTACTTATTCATAGGGGCTGATCTAACGTGAAGAACTGTTTTAGCTGGGTGCCAAGACTGGCGCAGGCATCATTTTTAACCGGTGTCAAAAGGGGTATTGGTGCGACCACACCAAGAAGGTAGGAGGTTCCTGAGGAGTCCACGCGCAATCGGCCCTTTTCCGTGAGGTTGGTCAGATCCCAAACTATGGCTTCGTAGATGGAGCTTTTCTCCCACTGGGCGAAACCGAAACAGCCACCACCACCTGGCCCTATGGCGCAGCTGATTGAACCGCCTTTGTTATGGGTCTCGGTGGAACCGTCGAGCCACACCAAATAGCGTATGCCGTTGCGCTCTACCTGTTCTTTGATCGCGGCGTCTTCCATAAGCCGTCGCAAACGTTTGAGTCCTTTGGGTGCGGTGCGCGGTTCAAACCAGGGATAAATCGCATCGACAAATTGCTGTTCGGGGAATACGCCTATATCTGCGCCTTTCATTTTTTTCGCGACACAGTCGATAAACTCCCTGTCGGTATCATAATGCCCGGCATCGCGACGACCGAGAATTACCAATGACTGTTCGCTATTAATATCCATGATTTGATTGTTGGGGCGGTATTCGTCGATGGTGGTGGTTGCGCCGCAGCCGGCGAGCAGGGCTGCGGCACAGAGTGCGATTAATTTATTCACTATTGGACCTCCGTTTCGTCGAGGGGTATCTGCTCTGTGACCACCCAATTGTAGACACTGGGTATGCGATAGAAGTCGAGCAGCAGTTTGGCGCCGGCATCTCGCAGTGCGATCACCGCGGCTTCCTCGATAGCATTGGTTTTGGAGAGCATAAAGGAGTCCGGAGTTTTGCCGTAGGCGGGCATAAACCAGCTATCCACCTGATCGCCATCGGCGGTTTTAATGTCGAGACTGTATTTGATCCACACTTCATAGACGTTGAGATAGGTGTCTGACGGGGTGGAGACTTGCACTTCCTGCACTGACGGCGTAATCACCAGTGCGTTATCAAAGCTCACATCTGTTGCTGCAGAGACAAATTCTATCTGCTTAAACAGGCCTGCAAAGGCATTGCTTAGCAGCTTGGTCTGGGCGCTGCCCAAATCTATACTGGTTTTGCTGTTGGGGTTGGCAATATAGCTTTTAAACTCTTCACTGAAGACAATGGCGGCTTTAACCGGCTTGGGTTTTGACACCACTGTGGGGAATTGTGAGTCGATCTGCACCTGCGACGAAGAGCTGCAGCCGCTGATAAAAAGCACTGTTAGTAGCATTGAGAAAATTGTTATTTTAGTTGTTGGCATATTCGCATCCCTTTAGTTAAGGCTGTTTAAGCCAATAAAGGTTCCCCCGTTGTTGTAACTTAATTCACGCATTAATGCGGCAAACTTGATCGCCGATGCGCTGGGTGCACCGCCCCGAGCAAAATGCACAGGAAAGCCAATGGCGTGAATGCGGACTAATCGGTCGGCGCCAAGATGAGCACGGTTTAGTTTGTCTACAGCGCGAACCACGTTTCTAATAGTGCGACCCTGAAAATCATCCCCCAGAGTGTAGATGCTGATTTTGCGCTCCCGTTGATAAAAGGTTTGGATCGCGGCATTAATGCCTTCCACCGGGCTGGAGTTACTGAAGGGTGCCCAGTTGCCGAGGGTGGTAATGATCTCTTCGCGCATCTTTGGGCTGTCGGGAATCCAGCGCTCGCGATAGGCGGAGAACATATACTGGCCCATATCATTGAGCACCTGTATACCTTTGACATCGGGGTAAATATCGAGAATATTGATCATCTCTTTTTTTACCCGTTCCCAGGCGGCTACCTGCATGCTGCCGGAGGTGTCGATAACAAAAATAATATAGTCACTGTCCACGGGAATGCCGCCGATCAGATTGTTCTGCTGTTTAAACTCTGGGCCGACCAGGCGCTCCATCTCTTCGGTGAGAATTTGCATTACCAGCTGTAACTGTTCGGTTTCTCGGGCCTGAGACAGGGAGATAGTAGTTACCTGTTTGTCGACGCTGGCGAGTTTGGCCTTGAGCCGTGCCACCCGGTCAAGCAGTTCTGAGAGCTGCTCCTTTCGCGACTTGAGCTGATCGTTGAGCACCACAGATTCACCGCGCACATCAAATAGTTGCTGTTGGAATTCTTTAACTGTGCCGCGCAAGGCCTTTTCTGCCTCTTCCAGGGCGCCGGGGTCCCCGACCTTGGCGATCACCAGTAACAGTACAATTGCGCCAAAGCCACAGCTGATAACGTCGAGAAACGAGATGCTGGCTTCCTGAAATTCACGGCGCTGACGTTTCATGGCCAATCCCTCGAGGGCGCAATAAAGGCACCTTGGGTGTTTACGCCAAGTTGCCAGAATAGGGCAGCGGCCTCGGGATCGCCCTCCATTGGAAACAGAATAGTATTTACCGGCATGCCGCGGGGCAGGCTATCCAGGGCGTTGGCAAAGTAGCTGCGGCGCTGCTGGCCACTGACCATATATTTTTTCGGTGGCGTGGCGCCCTGAGTGGGCAGGCCATCGGTGAGAATAAATATATTGTCGGGCTGATCGTCGAAATCATTGATCGCGTTGATAGCATTGATCAGGCTGGTGCCATTCCCCGGAGAGTATTGGCGAATACTTGCCACAACCTGCTCCAGAACCAGTGAGTCTGCCGCGTCGAGCCACTCCCCCTCAGAGCCCACAAGGGCTGGCTGGGCTTCTGTATTAAACATATAGACTTGAAAGCGACTGCTGGGTGGCAGCTGCGCCAACAGCCATTCTACTGTGCGCAATGTCCACTGCCATTTCGGTGACTGTTGTTTATCTTCGTCGCTCATATTTCTCCGTCGCACCACATTGACCACGGTGTCCGCGAGCATGCTGGCGGAGCCGTCCACCAGAATAATCACCCGCTCGCCGCCGAGTTTTAAACCGGTGAGATATTGACGGTTGCCGTCCCCGAGAAACTCCCGCACCTTATCGCCAAAATCCAGCTCTTCCATCTCGGCAGTCTGCTCTTCGAGCTGTTCCACCTGGCGGCGCAGTTTGGCGATATCGTCTTTGGGATCGGATTGGATACTTCTTTCGATTTCCTCGAGATCCGTGAGCACTCGGTCTGAAGCGCCCTGAGCTTTAACCAGCTCAAGCTGTAATTGCTCGAGGCTGTTTAACAGTTCGGTCTTTGATTCTTCAGCTTGGCGAATATCTTCCTGTAACAGTTCTACTTCAGAGGCGAGTCGTGGATCTGGAGTGATAATTTCGGTGGCATTGTGGCGCAAAATCAAAAATAGCAGAGTCACTGCACCAAAGCCGCAGGCCATGATGTCGAGAAATGAGAGGCTAAAGGCAATATTGCGACGCTTTTTAGCCATTGCAGACCTCGATTAACTCAAATTTGTAGGCGTTGATATACAACTCCATACCGCAGAGGGCTATATGGGGTAATTCCACTGTGGCTTTGGGGTTTTTGTGCAGCGCTATAACCTCCTCGCCTTTGATTGTCAGCACCGCTGTTGCGCTGTCATTATGGCCCTCTAAA is part of the SAR92 clade bacterium H455 genome and encodes:
- a CDS encoding NrdJb produces the protein MSKKIGQKIVGYAVANEEQTRETKTNVAESNIIQMHEKVSRPEALAGSTYKIKTPMSDHALYLTINDIILNEGTDHELRRPFEVFINSKNMDHFQWIVALTRVISAVFRKGGDCTFLVEELKAVFDPQGGYFKPGGKFMPSLVAEIGWAIEDHLQKIGMLKMPEIPEHQQKIMDEKRAQFEGATSVKTASNSAASAEANDFPPAAELCKKCSVKAAIMMDGCLTCLNCGDSKCG
- a CDS encoding adenosylcobalamin-dependent ribonucleoside-diphosphate reductase, with amino-acid sequence MSTATKLKTVKAVKAVKKTPEITFQEASLDIWDKKYRLKDKENNPVDADIDATYARVARALSDVEDESLREEWQARFVWALKHGAIPAGRIISNAGAQAYKPATSTINCTVSGIVPDSMLGILERNLEAGLTLKAGCGIGYEFSTLRPKGAYVSGAGAYTSGPLSFMDIYDKMCFTVSSAGGRRGAQMATFDVSHPDVFDFVRAKREDGRLRQFNLSLLITEEFIEAVRNDGNWDLTFPISAKEIDAGLDLNGDNVVWKPFPTTENYHCNEAGLVACRIYETIRAQKLWNAIMSSTYDYAEPGFILIDQVNKNNNNWFCEDIRATNPCGEQPLPPYGSCLLGSVNLTKFVRNPFTPDAYFDWEEYAEVVSVFTRMLDNVVEINGLPLENQRKEIEYKRRHGMGFLGLGSTITMLQMKYGDEDSLEFTDRIARDMAIAGLKAGLELAREKGPAPIMEDDFEVTAALLFKRPELAADGIKVGDSLKGKVLLGKYSKYMQTIATVAPELVESIIEEGCRFSHHSSIAPTGTISLSLANNVSNGIEPSFAHHYARNVIREGKKSKEKVDVFSYELLAYRTLINDKAMPYGTSDEEALPDYFMSSENIMPRAHVDIQAAAQKWVDSSISKTINVPTDCDYEDFKDIYLYAAEKGLKGCTTFRFNPEAFQGVLVTEKDLENTTYSFTLEDGSKVEFKGNEEVEYDGETHTAANLFDALKEGYYGKF
- the trpB gene encoding tryptophan synthase subunit beta — protein: MDIFDFSEGREGYYGEYGGVFLPEILQATIEELLVCFRECKADPKFWQDYVALLQNYSGRPTPITHLENLSRKLGGAQIYVKRDDLNHTGSHKINNVMGQGLLCQRLGKSKVIAETGAGQHGFATATMAAKFGFECKIYMGAVDVARQRPNVFWMENLGAEVIAVEDGQKTLKDAVNECMRDWVTNMADTHYILGTACGPHPFPEMVSWFQSIIGLEAREQMLKQAGRLPDRVYACVGGGSNAMGIFQGFMDDDVELIGSEGGGHGVGSYMHSSRLAYDDATVGVAQGYKTYFLQNDEGNMNETHSVAAGLDYIGVNPIFAHLHDQGKVRFEAATDVEVKEALRLTMRTEGLIPALESTHAFVTAIKEAPTMGKDQIILINQSGRGDKDIFTIADALDDAKWKSFIGGKADQYRAENN
- the trpA gene encoding tryptophan synthase subunit alpha, whose amino-acid sequence is MGLQRFIAERKQSKDILVMAHVVCGYPSFEENLQELEIMAEAGVDLVELQFPFSEPSADGPLFVLANEQSLKSGTTVDQCFEFMKLVSGRFPFKVLMMGYYNTAFKMGEEAFVKRVKESGGVGYILPDLPIEESPKLHRLSEEAGIEPIILMTPTTSDKRLAKLGAASRGFVYVVARKGVTGSKTQMGDDVLALIERCREHTNVPLGVGFGISSKADIDVLRGYADVAIVGTAALKIWQEGGAPALRKFFTELMA
- a CDS encoding M48 family metalloprotease — translated: MNKYLTLPLICLALLAPGQAAAKITGADFYKEVLQGTPIYDDPALDSYIRKLGEEIVAESEMAGEKFIFTLLDSPDLNAFATRDNYVYVNRGLLNYVSNEAQLVSVLAHEVGHITRKHVTGQEGKATGAQILSTVAAILSGSGEVYEAGMAYANSLIRGYGRRNELEADEAGAEYMAKLGYAPSEMISMLSIMKDYELLQKDRARAKGASKQTYHGIFSSHPRNDSRLRTVVSKAQTFQAQQSRGDGAATYRQLTEGLIWGENFLAKEIKPQRYSDMTLRVRFDYPEGWKQTNDSKTRSSIGTSVSAATSDASEAKDGTSTKTPDDTSDSTSSDTSDDIPASKLETGDAKLAMLPIARTSQTPEEYLYNHLKVAKLDQGSAIAPAGLKGFSGILPGNGDKPDSRIAVIYYKRNAYIFTGEVSRAELFPEADKLFRQSIATFRPISRREIDGQKPKRIHYVKATNATTFEKLGKALKLSLSEVDDLRIINGHYPSGEPKAGDWIKIFKQ
- a CDS encoding VWA domain-containing protein, which produces MKRQRREFQEASISFLDVISCGFGAIVLLLVIAKVGDPGALEEAEKALRGTVKEFQQQLFDVRGESVVLNDQLKSRKEQLSELLDRVARLKAKLASVDKQVTTISLSQARETEQLQLVMQILTEEMERLVGPEFKQQNNLIGGIPVDSDYIIFVIDTSGSMQVAAWERVKKEMINILDIYPDVKGIQVLNDMGQYMFSAYRERWIPDSPKMREEIITTLGNWAPFSNSSPVEGINAAIQTFYQRERKISIYTLGDDFQGRTIRNVVRAVDKLNRAHLGADRLVRIHAIGFPVHFARGGAPSASAIKFAALMRELSYNNGGTFIGLNSLN
- a CDS encoding VWA domain-containing protein, whose protein sequence is MAKKRRNIAFSLSFLDIMACGFGAVTLLFLILRHNATEIITPDPRLASEVELLQEDIRQAEESKTELLNSLEQLQLELVKAQGASDRVLTDLEEIERSIQSDPKDDIAKLRRQVEQLEEQTAEMEELDFGDKVREFLGDGNRQYLTGLKLGGERVIILVDGSASMLADTVVNVVRRRNMSDEDKQQSPKWQWTLRTVEWLLAQLPPSSRFQVYMFNTEAQPALVGSEGEWLDAADSLVLEQVVASIRQYSPGNGTSLINAINAINDFDDQPDNIFILTDGLPTQGATPPKKYMVSGQQRRSYFANALDSLPRGMPVNTILFPMEGDPEAAALFWQLGVNTQGAFIAPSRDWP